A portion of the Deltaproteobacteria bacterium genome contains these proteins:
- a CDS encoding FAD-binding oxidoreductase: MSYRFAIIGAGIAGTSLGYWLSQHESVLILEREAHPGYHTTGRSAAMFIETYGPPLARALTVGSRSFFESPPTGFTEHPLLTPRGILLIATAAQRYLLDAAYGIARDLNVEIHRLSPAEALARVPVLRVERLVAATYEPDPTDIDVNALHQGFLNGIRHHGGTLLTAAEVTALAWRTGGWRVETTAGVFEVETVVNAAGAWCDVVAQLAGVPPIGLTPKRRSAFVFALPPGVEPVSSWPVVMGADESFYFKPEAGMLLGSPANVDPTPPHDVRPEEIDIATGIARIEEATTLSIRRPTRTWAGLRSFTPDGELVGGYDPAAPGFFWLAGQGGYGIQTAAAMGQTCSAILLGQPLPPPLAALGISAERLSPLRLRG, translated from the coding sequence ATGTCGTACCGTTTTGCCATCATCGGTGCCGGAATTGCCGGAACCTCGCTTGGGTATTGGCTCTCGCAGCACGAGTCCGTGCTGATCCTGGAGCGCGAAGCCCATCCTGGCTATCACACTACCGGCCGCTCGGCGGCGATGTTTATCGAAACCTACGGCCCGCCGCTTGCCCGCGCGTTGACTGTGGGCAGTCGATCCTTTTTCGAGTCTCCGCCGACTGGATTTACCGAACATCCTCTGCTGACTCCGCGAGGAATCTTACTGATTGCCACCGCGGCGCAGCGCTATCTTCTCGATGCGGCATACGGCATCGCTCGCGACCTCAACGTCGAAATTCATCGTTTATCTCCGGCGGAAGCGTTGGCGCGCGTGCCGGTCCTGCGTGTCGAACGGCTGGTGGCAGCCACCTACGAGCCCGACCCGACGGATATCGACGTCAACGCGCTGCATCAGGGCTTTCTCAATGGCATCCGTCACCATGGCGGCACGCTGCTGACGGCGGCGGAAGTGACGGCACTGGCGTGGCGTACTGGAGGCTGGCGGGTAGAAACGACAGCCGGGGTCTTTGAAGTGGAAACCGTAGTGAACGCTGCCGGCGCTTGGTGCGATGTCGTTGCCCAACTGGCTGGTGTTCCTCCCATCGGACTGACGCCCAAACGCCGTAGCGCCTTTGTCTTCGCGCTACCGCCGGGCGTCGAGCCGGTGTCCTCCTGGCCGGTGGTGATGGGTGCCGATGAGTCTTTCTATTTCAAGCCGGAAGCGGGAATGCTGCTCGGATCGCCGGCCAACGTCGATCCCACGCCGCCTCACGACGTGCGGCCCGAGGAAATCGATATTGCCACCGGCATCGCGCGCATCGAGGAAGCGACCACCTTGTCGATCCGCCGACCGACGCGCACCTGGGCTGGGCTGCGTTCCTTCACGCCCGACGGCGAGCTGGTTGGCGGATACGATCCCGCCGCGCCGGGGTTCTTCTGGCTGGCCGGCCAAGGCGGATACGGCATTCAAACTGCGGCGGCGATGGGGCAAACGTGCAGCGCGATCCTGCTTGGCCAGCCGCTGCCCCCGCCATTGGCCGCACTCGGTATTTCTGCCGAGCGCTTGTCGCCGCTGCGGTTGCGCGGATAG
- a CDS encoding ribose-phosphate diphosphokinase: MSRRPQPKLELPLRRIHTFKDSERFARQLARALGESVTRIAEHCFPDGETLLRVRSPVARDAILVRSLHDPNSKLVETLLAADALRRAGAQRITLVAPYLPYMRQDMVFSPGEPLSQQVIANCLGQAFDGIVTLEPHLHRIRRLDEIFPCRAVGISSAPTLARWIQRTGSRSLVVGPDAESEPWVRAIAEAAHLPWIVGHKERLGDHAVRIRFPAIPSCTRAVIVDDIASSGVTLAIAAQGLRKQGMETIDAVVVHAIFAMGALTHINAAGIRRIVSGDTIPHPTNAIRLAPLAAAAFTTKQST, encoded by the coding sequence ATGTCACGACGACCTCAACCGAAACTGGAGCTGCCCCTCCGGCGTATCCACACGTTCAAAGACTCAGAACGTTTCGCACGGCAACTTGCGCGCGCCTTGGGCGAGTCGGTCACGCGCATCGCCGAGCATTGTTTTCCAGACGGCGAGACCCTTCTGCGCGTGCGCTCGCCGGTGGCCCGAGACGCCATCTTGGTTCGTTCGCTCCACGACCCCAACAGCAAGCTCGTGGAAACCCTACTGGCCGCCGATGCTCTACGTCGCGCCGGCGCGCAACGTATCACGCTGGTCGCGCCCTATTTGCCCTACATGCGCCAGGACATGGTGTTCTCTCCCGGAGAGCCGCTCTCGCAGCAAGTCATCGCCAACTGCCTCGGACAGGCATTCGACGGCATCGTCACCCTCGAACCGCACCTGCACCGCATTCGGCGGCTGGACGAGATTTTTCCCTGTCGCGCAGTGGGGATCTCGTCCGCTCCGACTTTAGCCCGCTGGATTCAACGCACGGGCAGCCGTTCGCTCGTCGTCGGGCCGGATGCGGAATCCGAGCCGTGGGTACGCGCCATTGCCGAAGCCGCCCATCTGCCCTGGATCGTCGGGCATAAGGAACGGCTTGGCGATCATGCCGTGCGGATTCGCTTTCCCGCGATCCCGTCCTGCACTCGGGCCGTCATCGTCGATGACATTGCCAGCAGCGGCGTCACCTTGGCCATTGCCGCGCAGGGTCTGCGCAAGCAAGGTATGGAAACTATCGATGCCGTTGTCGTGCACGCCATCTTCGCAATGGGCGCGCTGACGCATATCAACGCGGCAGGTATCCGACGCATCGTGTCCGGCGACACCATTCCTCACCCCACCAACGCCATTCGGCTGGCCCCGCTCGCGGCAGCAGCCTTCACAACCAAGCAGAGCACCTGA
- a CDS encoding enoyl-CoA hydratase/isomerase family protein — protein sequence MAYEAIIYEKVEEKIFRITLNRPEKLNAMSRQLLSELDSAMDEFEGNNDASVLIFRGAGRAFCAGYDLQPVSGSGGFTVTSDRLGMRKIVQRWQRLWNLPKPTIAQVHGFCLAGATEFVGHCDLVFAAEDAQFGHPAGRSLGVLPTLSLWPYLIGIRKAKEYFFTGDSMNAQEALENGLINRVFSREKLEEEVLAYARRVAMVPVDLLTLHKAATNRFVENMGIYSAEQSAMEFDVIAHQTVTVKNEVKKMGERGLKDALRDRDKPFAGKK from the coding sequence ATGGCATACGAAGCGATCATCTACGAAAAGGTCGAGGAGAAAATCTTCCGCATTACCCTGAACCGTCCGGAGAAACTCAACGCCATGAGCCGTCAGTTGCTTTCGGAACTGGACAGCGCCATGGACGAGTTCGAGGGCAATAACGACGCCAGCGTCCTCATTTTCCGTGGGGCCGGACGCGCGTTCTGCGCAGGCTACGATCTCCAACCAGTAAGCGGGTCGGGCGGGTTTACCGTGACGAGCGACCGCCTGGGGATGCGCAAAATCGTGCAGCGCTGGCAACGCCTCTGGAACCTCCCCAAGCCGACCATTGCCCAAGTGCACGGCTTCTGCTTGGCCGGTGCCACCGAATTCGTTGGTCACTGCGATCTCGTCTTTGCCGCCGAAGACGCTCAGTTCGGCCACCCGGCGGGTCGTTCTCTCGGCGTCCTCCCTACCCTCTCGCTGTGGCCGTATTTAATCGGCATCCGCAAAGCCAAAGAGTATTTCTTCACCGGCGATTCCATGAACGCTCAAGAGGCGCTCGAAAACGGCTTGATTAACCGCGTCTTCTCCCGCGAGAAACTGGAAGAAGAAGTATTGGCTTACGCGCGCCGTGTGGCCATGGTGCCAGTGGACCTGCTGACATTGCACAAAGCGGCAACCAATCGTTTCGTCGAAAACATGGGCATCTATTCCGCCGAACAGTCGGCCATGGAATTCGACGTGATCGCGCATCAAACCGTGACCGTGAAGAACGAAGTCAAAAAGATGGGCGAGCGCGGACTCAAAGATGCGCTGCGCGACCGCGATAAGCCGTTTGCCGGGAAAAAGTAG
- a CDS encoding histidine phosphatase family protein, producing MDGRRIYLMRHGETLYQSEVSEGAIGNGALTERGSEQIAAAALLFRGVPLDRVYASPLARAQETARIIAQEQKLDVLLTEDLREITPHEAGLAGKSIADIFREVQRFFQDPETSWDDSYLGGESFRQVQERGVRFLHSVLSQDDWQTLLVVAHGGFNNAMLAYATGVTSGRLFNIEQDFGCINIVDFIHGRPFLRLANFTLYDQLKMKLRTHSLEVILTLLRQKGIV from the coding sequence ATGGATGGACGCCGCATTTACCTGATGCGTCATGGCGAGACGCTTTACCAATCGGAAGTCAGCGAAGGCGCAATCGGCAACGGTGCCTTGACGGAACGCGGCAGCGAACAAATCGCCGCCGCCGCCTTGCTTTTTCGCGGGGTGCCGCTCGATCGCGTCTACGCCAGCCCGTTAGCACGGGCGCAGGAAACTGCCCGGATCATCGCACAAGAACAGAAGCTCGATGTCCTGCTCACCGAGGATCTGCGCGAAATCACGCCGCACGAAGCCGGGCTCGCGGGCAAAAGCATCGCCGACATCTTTCGCGAGGTGCAACGCTTTTTTCAGGACCCGGAGACCAGTTGGGACGATTCTTATTTGGGCGGAGAAAGCTTTCGCCAAGTGCAAGAACGCGGGGTGCGTTTCCTACACTCCGTCTTGAGTCAGGATGATTGGCAGACGCTGTTGGTGGTGGCGCACGGCGGCTTTAACAATGCCATGCTGGCCTATGCTACCGGCGTGACCAGCGGACGCCTCTTCAACATCGAGCAAGACTTCGGCTGCATCAATATCGTCGATTTCATTCATGGCCGACCGTTTCTACGGCTGGCAAACTTTACGCTCTATGACCAACTCAAGATGAAACTCCGGACGCATAGTCTTGAGGTCATCCTGACTCTGTTGCGGCAGAAAGGGATTGTCTAG
- a CDS encoding glutathione S-transferase family protein, whose amino-acid sequence MLTLYTAPMSGNGRKVHMLLEEVGAHYQLSKLDLQKGEQKNPDYLRLNPNGKVPTLLDGDFVLWESNAILLYLIEKFSAQALLPTGLQDRAHVFQWLLFEQTTFRPPLSLLVRQTRFMPPDKQDAAAIAQARAEVQTNMGILQDALSGRDYLGGTFSAADIAVLPYVYLAQDLGTDLSSWPQVEAYWQRLSARPSWQKIIAWKG is encoded by the coding sequence ATGCTCACGCTGTACACTGCACCCATGTCGGGCAACGGTCGTAAAGTGCACATGCTGCTGGAAGAGGTGGGGGCGCACTACCAACTGTCTAAGCTCGACCTCCAGAAAGGCGAGCAGAAGAACCCCGACTATCTGCGGCTGAACCCCAACGGCAAAGTGCCGACGTTGCTGGATGGCGACTTCGTGCTCTGGGAATCGAACGCCATCCTGCTCTATCTGATCGAAAAATTTTCCGCCCAGGCATTACTGCCGACCGGTCTTCAGGACCGCGCGCATGTGTTTCAATGGTTGCTGTTCGAGCAAACCACCTTCCGTCCACCGCTCTCGCTCCTCGTGCGTCAGACACGCTTCATGCCGCCAGACAAGCAAGATGCCGCCGCCATCGCCCAAGCTCGCGCGGAAGTACAGACCAACATGGGCATTTTGCAAGACGCGCTCTCCGGACGCGACTATCTCGGTGGGACGTTCTCGGCGGCGGATATCGCGGTGTTGCCCTATGTGTATCTGGCTCAAGACCTCGGCACCGATCTCTCGTCCTGGCCGCAGGTGGAAGCCTACTGGCAGCGGCTCTCGGCCCGACCGAGCTGGCAAAAAATTATCGCCTGGAAGGGATAG
- a CDS encoding PadR family transcriptional regulator gives MSVQLVILGLLSENPCHGYELRQEVERRLYATFINLSGGSLYYNLGQLERAGYVEKAWAEKKGRYPTRQVYQITPDGTAYLRDELRRMLFDTDTREKLFDPLNAALAFCRPTETQELREALTAQLKWAQERTQWVAQQQAHWLEHNIPLPQAKIIEHGLAHWQAEVRWLEAFLQDLDALEAQAPPAATTRKKSISSR, from the coding sequence GTGAGCGTCCAACTCGTCATCCTTGGCCTTCTGTCCGAAAATCCGTGCCACGGCTACGAACTTCGTCAGGAAGTCGAACGCCGCCTCTACGCCACCTTCATCAATCTGAGCGGCGGTTCACTCTATTACAATCTCGGGCAGCTCGAACGTGCCGGCTATGTCGAGAAAGCCTGGGCCGAGAAGAAGGGACGCTACCCCACTCGGCAGGTCTATCAGATTACCCCGGATGGAACGGCCTATCTGCGTGACGAACTGCGCCGCATGTTGTTCGACACCGATACCCGAGAGAAGTTGTTCGATCCCTTAAATGCGGCGCTCGCCTTTTGCCGTCCAACCGAGACCCAAGAATTGCGCGAAGCCTTAACCGCACAACTCAAGTGGGCACAAGAACGCACGCAATGGGTGGCGCAACAGCAAGCCCATTGGCTGGAACACAATATCCCGCTCCCGCAAGCCAAAATCATCGAACATGGGTTAGCCCATTGGCAGGCGGAGGTGCGTTGGCTTGAAGCGTTTCTCCAGGACTTGGACGCTTTGGAGGCGCAGGCACCACCTGCCGCCACGACGCGAAAAAAGAGTATCTCATCTCGTTGA
- a CDS encoding MotA/TolQ/ExbB proton channel family protein: MEGLSVLDMIRQGALVTYPLIVMSIATITIVCERLWALRGLVAGSLRVAGTVVGPLQKGDFKSALTAAQQQQKAPAGRVLRDVISQQDGESLDYLAEVAEDRRFEEVEALKGSIWILGTVGVSAPFIGLLGTVIGIIKSFHNMSVQGAGGFSVVAGGISEALIATALGLAVAIVAVIFYNYFHTKLERIEAVMTIGSDRVLEAIRLGRKAHGNG; this comes from the coding sequence GTGGAAGGTCTCAGTGTTCTCGATATGATCCGCCAGGGGGCGTTAGTCACGTACCCGTTGATCGTAATGTCGATAGCCACCATCACGATCGTCTGCGAGCGCTTGTGGGCGTTGCGCGGATTAGTGGCGGGCTCGCTCCGCGTCGCCGGGACGGTGGTGGGTCCGCTACAAAAGGGCGACTTCAAAAGCGCACTCACTGCCGCACAACAGCAACAGAAGGCACCAGCAGGACGTGTCCTCCGCGACGTGATCTCCCAACAAGACGGCGAGTCGTTAGACTATTTGGCCGAAGTGGCGGAAGATCGTCGCTTCGAGGAAGTCGAAGCTCTCAAAGGCAGCATTTGGATTCTCGGCACCGTCGGTGTAAGTGCCCCCTTCATCGGGCTGCTGGGCACCGTCATCGGTATCATCAAGTCGTTTCATAATATGTCCGTCCAAGGTGCCGGCGGCTTCTCGGTCGTGGCTGGCGGTATTTCGGAAGCCCTGATAGCCACGGCGCTCGGTCTCGCCGTCGCCATCGTCGCCGTCATTTTCTACAACTATTTCCACACCAAACTGGAGCGGATTGAAGCAGTCATGACCATCGGGTCCGACCGCGTGCTCGAAGCCATCCGCTTGGGGAGAAAAGCTCATGGGAATGGCTAG
- a CDS encoding biopolymer transporter ExbD, whose product MGMASPNKKKGSGSAIMAEINITPLTDIFLVLLIIFMVTSVAMVQSGANINLPEVQDTESEPRQIVITVTPQKEIFVNNTPTTLADMESLLRPLIETQKDIPVILEGDRDVLLGETVKILSVAQHAGATQIAIAASRGQ is encoded by the coding sequence ATGGGAATGGCTAGTCCGAATAAGAAAAAAGGCAGCGGGTCCGCCATCATGGCGGAGATTAACATCACGCCGCTCACCGACATCTTCCTCGTGCTGCTGATCATTTTCATGGTGACCAGCGTGGCGATGGTGCAGTCCGGTGCCAATATCAACCTACCCGAGGTCCAGGATACGGAGTCCGAACCCCGGCAGATTGTCATCACCGTGACGCCGCAAAAAGAGATTTTCGTGAACAATACGCCAACCACCTTAGCCGACATGGAGTCGCTCTTACGGCCCCTCATCGAGACGCAGAAAGATATTCCGGTCATCCTCGAAGGCGACCGCGATGTCTTACTGGGAGAAACTGTGAAGATTCTCTCGGTCGCGCAGCATGCCGGGGCCACGCAAATCGCGATTGCCGCGAGCCGCGGCCAATAA
- a CDS encoding VWA domain-containing protein codes for MAADDEKKTPSVPTSVEAAVQEDLFLYGGQSWGKNARWFILSTVAHVLILGLLATLTFTMTQKRDDLIKVKTLPLSEEEQQQAQADKPDENWEGEPSLKDLPGLLSMEQLVPRQAKTTTSPPPPLGTPAPVRQAVLSALPPVITGLGPMTIGIGGNSPTPQLGNFSNAIGSINGAIGGIGGGFGDYVGGLRKVGLDIALVIDATDSMQFVTDSVKSRLIKLVSSLRQMVPTSRIGIVAYRDRGEEYVTKWVDLSFSTNKIQDFLSNLHADGGGDWPEAVYEGLETAVNDLNWRKKSKRIIILVSGSPPHSETVGSVLNLAQGFQTQGGMVSVLDLAEKMHEDFERALFRSSKGLLPDSAFKVTPLPKFYEEFRSVMASIAQAGGGDFIPLGEDKALTKQIIVMTFGSRWQTEMAKYLRDLE; via the coding sequence ATGGCTGCTGACGACGAAAAAAAGACTCCTTCCGTGCCCACGTCTGTCGAAGCCGCAGTGCAAGAAGACCTCTTTCTCTACGGCGGACAGAGTTGGGGCAAGAACGCGCGGTGGTTCATCCTTTCCACCGTTGCGCACGTGCTGATCCTGGGGCTCCTCGCGACACTGACGTTCACTATGACGCAAAAACGGGATGACCTAATTAAGGTCAAGACGCTCCCCTTATCCGAGGAGGAGCAGCAACAGGCACAGGCCGACAAGCCCGACGAGAACTGGGAAGGCGAGCCGTCGCTAAAAGATCTTCCCGGGCTGCTGTCGATGGAGCAACTCGTACCGCGACAAGCAAAAACGACGACGAGTCCCCCCCCGCCGCTTGGCACCCCGGCCCCGGTTCGACAAGCCGTACTCTCGGCACTTCCGCCGGTGATTACCGGGCTCGGCCCCATGACTATCGGCATTGGCGGGAACAGCCCCACTCCGCAGCTCGGCAACTTCTCCAATGCGATCGGTAGTATTAATGGCGCCATCGGCGGCATCGGCGGTGGGTTTGGCGACTATGTCGGCGGCCTGCGCAAAGTTGGGCTGGATATCGCGCTGGTCATCGATGCGACAGATAGCATGCAGTTCGTTACGGATTCGGTGAAAAGCCGGCTCATCAAGCTGGTGTCCTCGCTACGCCAGATGGTCCCCACCTCACGCATCGGTATCGTGGCCTATCGAGACAGGGGCGAAGAGTACGTGACCAAGTGGGTAGACTTAAGCTTTTCCACTAACAAGATCCAAGACTTCTTGTCCAATCTTCACGCCGATGGCGGTGGCGACTGGCCCGAGGCAGTGTATGAAGGGCTAGAAACTGCGGTCAACGATCTGAACTGGCGCAAGAAATCCAAACGGATCATTATCCTCGTCTCGGGGTCTCCTCCGCACTCCGAGACTGTCGGTAGCGTGCTCAATTTAGCGCAAGGGTTTCAGACTCAGGGCGGCATGGTGAGCGTCTTGGATTTAGCGGAAAAAATGCACGAAGATTTCGAGCGCGCTCTATTCCGTTCCAGTAAAGGTTTGCTGCCCGACAGCGCTTTTAAGGTGACGCCGCTCCCCAAATTTTATGAAGAGTTCCGCAGTGTCATGGCATCGATCGCGCAAGCCGGCGGCGGAGATTTCATTCCGCTCGGGGAAGATAAAGCTTTAACGAAACAAATCATTGTCATGACCTTCGGTTCGCGGTGGCAAACCGAGATGGCAAAATATCTGCGAGATCTGGAATAA
- a CDS encoding fused MFS/spermidine synthase, protein MDALRRHLTRVKNVFRWIVERTAAYPKYTAVMSPWQTHNLVAIERRLAPILQTRPGILFEQQSPHNHIVVRRTADQLLLCYRHTRHRLEEIQSRLSVSEPLALKSEYTQAMLVTLAWQPAPQRVLLIGLGGGRLQMVLHHYLEATTLHTIELDPLVVEVAQRFFGFATDERQQIVVGDGRTSLQTLSSEAPFDVILLDAYHVSGVPSHLSTREFYDECCAALAPTGVVAANLQSGTPLYDAERKTFAAAFPSTMVIPLLAGNVVVIGFNTDRSETSDLQTHAAAVQKRYGFDFALPEWAEAAARPAPYRANALLLQDADLAKTH, encoded by the coding sequence ATGGACGCCTTGAGGCGTCATCTGACACGAGTAAAAAACGTCTTTCGATGGATCGTGGAGCGAACGGCGGCGTACCCGAAATACACGGCTGTCATGTCCCCTTGGCAAACCCATAATCTCGTTGCCATCGAGCGACGCCTCGCCCCCATCCTGCAAACGCGGCCAGGAATCCTGTTCGAGCAGCAGTCGCCGCATAACCACATCGTCGTGCGGCGCACGGCAGACCAACTGCTTCTCTGTTACCGCCATACTCGCCACCGCCTTGAGGAAATCCAGTCGCGCCTGAGCGTGTCCGAGCCTCTTGCGCTGAAGTCGGAATACACCCAAGCCATGCTGGTGACGTTGGCATGGCAACCCGCGCCGCAACGGGTCCTGCTCATCGGGTTAGGCGGCGGACGACTACAGATGGTGCTGCATCACTACTTGGAAGCGACGACGTTGCACACCATCGAGCTGGACCCCTTGGTCGTTGAAGTTGCCCAACGCTTCTTCGGCTTCGCGACCGACGAACGCCAACAGATCGTCGTCGGAGACGGGAGAACCTCCCTGCAGACGCTCTCCTCAGAAGCACCGTTCGATGTGATCCTGCTCGATGCCTACCATGTCAGCGGAGTGCCGTCCCATCTGAGCACGCGCGAGTTTTACGACGAGTGCTGCGCCGCGCTCGCGCCCACTGGCGTCGTGGCCGCGAATCTCCAGTCCGGCACCCCACTCTACGACGCCGAGCGGAAAACGTTTGCCGCTGCATTTCCCTCAACAATGGTAATCCCCCTGCTAGCGGGCAATGTTGTTGTCATTGGCTTCAACACCGACCGTAGCGAGACGAGCGACCTCCAGACGCATGCTGCGGCAGTGCAGAAGCGATACGGCTTCGATTTCGCGTTACCGGAGTGGGCAGAGGCGGCAGCACGACCCGCCCCCTATCGAGCGAACGCGCTGCTGCTGCAAGACGCCGATCTCGCGAAGACCCACTAG
- a CDS encoding DUF4215 domain-containing protein, with product MKSGKRVEKISKKILASLCLVIGLGLFATNRSVQAAGAASDHTVLILGSTVSGGASSVEATAATAAGYDVEVVDDATWSGKSAADFATYRAIILGDAFCAGVSAITAAEANRATWGPEIDGNVIVVGTDPVFHNGQGGNAVSTGAVKFAADIPGKTGAYICLSCYYHGTVAMTPVPVLEPFGSFTATGVGCFNDAHKVADHVALTGITDTTLSNWSCSVHEAFDSFPTSFLPLAIAENITGPGSLTFADGTFGIPYILARGEDLVPEACGDGTVQAPEECDDGNTANGDGCSAQCKSEGGVGACGDGTVNSATEECDDGNTESNDGCSATCVEEICGDEIKQDGIGEECDDGNDEDFDGCSSECLVESECDIACHKPEAMHVDAANHALIGSKGNDILCGDERDNEIRGQKGDDLLCGFGGDDFLQGGSGVDRVFGGEGNDILDAGKGGDFLYGEEGNDHLFGGKGHDWLDGGPGNDQLRDDKKGDDTLLGGDGDDSLFGGKGRDRLEGGKGIDALFGGKGADWLDGGEGEDFADGGKGPDTCINAETTVRCP from the coding sequence ATGAAGAGCGGAAAAAGGGTGGAGAAAATTTCAAAGAAAATCTTGGCGTCACTTTGCCTAGTGATCGGTCTTGGGCTTTTCGCAACGAATCGCTCGGTGCAGGCGGCAGGAGCGGCAAGCGACCACACCGTTCTTATTCTCGGGTCAACGGTAAGTGGGGGAGCGTCGAGTGTGGAAGCGACCGCGGCGACTGCGGCAGGGTATGATGTGGAAGTTGTGGATGACGCGACGTGGTCGGGCAAGAGCGCTGCGGACTTTGCGACGTACCGAGCGATCATTCTTGGCGATGCCTTCTGCGCCGGCGTTTCCGCCATTACGGCAGCCGAAGCGAATAGAGCCACCTGGGGGCCGGAGATCGATGGAAACGTCATTGTGGTCGGCACCGACCCTGTCTTTCATAACGGTCAAGGCGGGAATGCTGTGAGCACCGGGGCGGTAAAGTTCGCCGCAGATATCCCCGGGAAAACCGGAGCCTATATCTGTTTGAGTTGCTACTATCATGGCACGGTGGCCATGACTCCTGTGCCGGTGCTGGAGCCTTTTGGCTCATTCACCGCGACCGGAGTGGGCTGTTTTAATGACGCGCATAAGGTCGCCGACCATGTGGCGCTGACAGGTATTACGGACACTACGCTGTCGAATTGGTCCTGTTCGGTACACGAGGCGTTCGACAGCTTTCCCACGAGTTTTCTCCCGCTGGCGATTGCGGAAAACATTACCGGTCCAGGGTCTCTGACCTTTGCCGATGGCACCTTTGGAATTCCCTACATCTTGGCGCGCGGAGAGGACCTCGTTCCAGAGGCTTGTGGAGACGGCACAGTCCAAGCTCCCGAAGAGTGCGACGACGGGAATACTGCGAATGGCGATGGCTGCTCGGCCCAGTGTAAGAGCGAAGGCGGCGTAGGCGCTTGTGGCGATGGCACCGTTAATTCGGCGACCGAGGAATGCGACGACGGCAACACCGAGAGCAACGACGGCTGTTCGGCCACCTGTGTCGAAGAAATTTGTGGCGACGAGATCAAGCAGGACGGGATCGGCGAAGAATGCGACGACGGCAACGACGAAGATTTCGACGGTTGCTCCTCGGAGTGTCTCGTCGAATCGGAGTGCGATATCGCATGTCACAAGCCCGAGGCTATGCATGTCGATGCCGCTAATCATGCGTTAATTGGGTCCAAAGGCAACGACATTCTCTGCGGGGACGAACGGGACAACGAAATCCGCGGACAGAAAGGGGATGACCTTCTGTGCGGGTTCGGCGGCGACGATTTCCTGCAAGGCGGGAGCGGTGTTGATCGGGTGTTTGGCGGCGAAGGGAACGACATTCTGGACGCAGGCAAAGGCGGTGACTTCCTCTACGGCGAAGAAGGGAACGACCACCTCTTCGGGGGTAAGGGCCACGATTGGTTAGATGGCGGTCCCGGCAACGACCAGCTCCGCGACGACAAAAAAGGAGACGATACGCTGCTCGGCGGTGATGGAGACGACTCTCTCTTCGGCGGCAAGGGACGCGATCGGCTCGAGGGCGGCAAAGGCATCGACGCTCTCTTTGGCGGCAAAGGGGCCGATTGGCTCGATGGCGGCGAAGGGGAAGATTTTGCCGACGGCGGCAAAGGGCCAGATACGTGCATCAATGCCGAGACAACGGTGAGGTGTCCGTAA
- a CDS encoding type II toxin-antitoxin system Phd/YefM family antitoxin, protein MDTYITATEARQRFLHLIDDVQQGDQVIVTKHGIPAAVLIDFERLETLRSLARLWQDPEALQAMKEANEQVKAGQVLRMNGTPTVAAILNAARAQELLCG, encoded by the coding sequence ATGGATACGTACATCACTGCAACCGAGGCTCGACAACGATTTTTACACTTGATCGACGATGTCCAACAAGGCGATCAAGTGATCGTGACCAAACACGGGATACCAGCCGCCGTTCTCATCGATTTCGAGCGCTTGGAAACCCTCAGGAGTCTCGCCCGTCTGTGGCAGGACCCTGAAGCGTTGCAGGCCATGAAGGAAGCGAACGAACAAGTCAAAGCCGGACAGGTCTTGAGGATGAACGGAACGCCGACAGTCGCAGCGATCCTTAATGCGGCGCGCGCTCAAGAGTTGTTGTGCGGATGA